The following are encoded together in the Glycine max cultivar Williams 82 chromosome 8, Glycine_max_v4.0, whole genome shotgun sequence genome:
- the LOC100787312 gene encoding 26S proteasome non-ATPase regulatory subunit 12 homolog B has product MARSSRSHTRVFDANVTKEKKKSKEGDNVVEEALADIPSLPELKRIYYELMIRYYSHKNDYLEICCCYKAIYEIPSVKRKSCRVDFNPEENMLVFGSITAYSNAVKSYQFYLGG; this is encoded by the exons ATGGCGAGAAGCAGCAGATCCCATACAAGAGTGTTTGACGCTAAtgttacaaaagaaaagaaaaagtctaAAGAAGGTGATAATGTTGTTGAAGAAGCTCTTGCAGATATACCATCTCTACCAGAGTTGAAGCGGATCTACTATGAACTAATGATTCG GTATTATTCCCATAAAAATGATTATCTTGAAATATGTTGTTGCTACAAGGCAATATATGAGATTCCATCTGTCAAAAGAAAATCCTGCAGAGTGGATTTCA ATCCTGAGGAAAATATGTTGGTATTTGGTTCTATCACTGCGTATTCCAATGCAGTCAAGTCTTATCAATTCTACCTTGGAGGATAA
- the LOC100796100 gene encoding cytochrome P450 71D10: protein MVMEVHDHTSYLIYFISSIIVFALFKLVQRSDSKTSSTCCKLPPGPRTLPLIGNMHQFVGSLPVHHCLKNLADNYGPLMHLKLGEVSNIIVTSQEMAQEIMKTRDLNFSDRPNLVSSRIVSYNGSNIVFSQHGEYWRQLRKICTVELLTAKRVQSFRSIREEEVAELVKKIAATASEAEGSNIFNLTENIYSVTFGIAARAAFGKKSRYQQVFISNIDKQLKLMGGFSVADLYPSSRVLQMMGASGKLEKVHKVTDRVLQDIIDEHKNRTRSSSNEECEAVEDLVDVLLKFQKESSEFPLTDENIKAVIQVSSNRSSVCVCVCVMSEMLRNPMVMEQAQAEVRRVYDRKGHVDETELHQLVYLKSIIKETLRLHPPVPLLVPRVSRERCQINGYEIPSKTRVIINAWAIGRNPKYWAEAESFKPERFLNSSIDFRGTDFEFIPFGAGRRICPGITFAIPNIELPLAQLLYHFDWKLPNKMNIEELDMKESNGITLRRENDLCLIPIARQP from the exons ATGGTCATGGAGGTTCACGACCACACCTCTTACTTAATTTACTTCATTAGCTCTATTATTGTCTTCGCGTTATTCAAATTAGTTCAAAGATCGGATTCCAAAACCTCCTCTACCTGCTGCAAATTGCCCCCAGGACCAAGGACACTACCGCTCATAGGAAACATGCACCAGTTTGTTGGCTCACTGCCGGTTCATCACTGCTTAAAAAATTTGGCAGATAATTATGGGCCGCTAATGCATCTAAAACTAGGAGAGGTATCTAACATCATAGTCACTTCACAAGAAATGGCACAAGAGATTATGAAGACACGCGATCTCAACTTCTCTGATAGGCCAAACCTTGTATCATCTAGAATAGTTTCTTACAACGGCTCTAACATTGTCTTCAGTCAACATGGAGAGTATTGGAGGCAACTACGAAAAATATGCACAGTGGAGCTACTAACTGCAAAGCGCGTGCAGTCTTTTCGGTCCATAAGAGAAGAGGAGGTGGCAgaactagttaaaaaaatagcTGCAACTGCAAGTGAAGCAGAAGGGTCCAATATTTTTAATCTCACCGAGAACATTTACTCGGTGACTTTTGGGATAGCGGCACGAGCGGCTTTTGGTAAGAAGAGCAGATACCAACAAGTGTTCATATCAAACATTGATAAACAGTTGAAGCTTATGGGAGGGTTTTCTGTTGCTGATCTCTACCCTTCTAGTAGAGTGCTTCAGATGATGGGGGCTTCGGGGAAACTTGAAAAAGTGCATAAAGTGACAGATAGGGTATTGCAAGACATCATCGACGAACACAAAAATAGAACCAGAAGCAGCAGCAACGAGGAGTGTGAAGCAGTGGAAGATCTAGTTGATGTTCTTCTCAAGTTTCAAAAGGAATCGTCGGAATTTCCCTTGACTGATGAAAACATTAAAGCCGTCATCCAGGTTAGTAGTAATcgatcta gtgtgtgtgtgtgtgtgtgtgtgatgtcAGAAATGTTAAGGAACCCGATGGTGATGGAACAAGCACAAGCTGAGGTCAGAAGAGTATATGATAGGAAGGGACATGTAGATGAGACAGAATTGCACCAATTGGTATACTTAAAGTCCATCATCAAAGAAACCTTGAGGTTACACCCGCCTGTGCCATTGTTGGTTCCTAGAGTAAGTAGAGAAAGGTGCCAAATCAATGGATATGAGATACCCTCTAAGACTAGGGTCATTATCAATGCTTGGGCAATTGGAAGGAATCCTAAGTATTGGGCTGAAGCTGAGAGTTTTAAACCCGAGAGGTTTCTTAATAGCTCCATTGATTTTAGGGGCACAGACTTTGAATTTATCCCATTTGGTGCTGGAAGGAGGATATGCCCAGGCATTACATTTGCCATACCCAACATTGAGTTGCCACTTGCTCAGTTGCTTTACCACTTTGATTGGAAGCTTCCCAACAAAATGAACATTGAAGAACTTGACATGAAGGAGTCAAATGGAATTACTTTAAGAAGGGAAAATGACCTCTGCTTAATTCCCATTGCTCGTCAACCTTAA
- the LOC121175311 gene encoding vacuolar iron transporter homolog 4: MANNNIQPCHDDLDPREANNPSKMLNLDVEGQREGFDYAKRAQWLRAAVLGANDGLLSTASLMMGVGAVRKDVKSMMLTGVAGLVAGACSMAIGEFVSVYSQYDIELAQMKREGNMDEKKDKLPNPYYAAFASALAFAIGAGVPLLGAAFVNSYKARLGVVAAVVTLALIVFGDLGAFLGKAPRVKSTLRVLIGGWLAMAITFGLTKLVDHLGLGVA, translated from the coding sequence ATGGCAAACAACAATATTCAACCATGCCATGACGACCTTGATCCTAGAGAAGCCAACAACCCTTCAAAGATGTTAAACTTGGACGTGGAAGGACAGAGAGAGGGTTTTGACTATGCAAAGAGGGCACAGTGGCTTAGAGCTGCTGTTTTGGGTGCCAATGATGGTTTGCTCTCAACAGCATCCCTCATgatgggagttggagctgtgaGGAAAGATGTTAAGAGTATGATGCTGACTGGGGTTGCAGGGCTGGTGGCTGGAGCATGCAGCATGGCCATTGGAGAGTTTGTTTCTGTATACTCACAGTATGATATTGAGTTGGCTCAGATGAAAAGAGAGGGAAACATGGATGAGAAGAAGGATAAGTTGCCGAACCCCTATTATGCTGCTTTTGCCTCTGCCCTTGCGTTTGCTATTGGGGCAGGGGTGCCACTACTTGGTGCTGCCTTTGTCAATAGCTATAAGGCAAGGTTAGGGGTGGTGGCGGCTGTTGTCACCCTTGCTTTGATCGTCTTTGGAGATTTGGGGGCCTTTTTAGGGAAAGCACCCAGGGTTAAGTCCACTCTCAGGGTTTTGATTGGGGGGTGGTTGGCCATGGCTATTACTTTTGGTTTAACAAAGCTTGTAGATCATCTTGGACTTGGAGTAGCTTga